Proteins found in one Gopherus flavomarginatus isolate rGopFla2 chromosome 18, rGopFla2.mat.asm, whole genome shotgun sequence genomic segment:
- the LOC127036574 gene encoding zinc finger and SCAN domain-containing protein 31-like isoform X1: MAAKHRGRKSLGLQIQGPLQQVVLTHVKAETENPAGPKPGKESERERNEAAVMPPILACPPCRRTGRQKSSSEQWEKIPQHWENQNQDMLQAPWTSPEAVSASAWAWGNPELPELTPEDDIEVYLASFERVAEACHWPRREWVIRLLPSLTGKAQQAISSLDAREARDYGKVKAAILRGCNISTEMQRLHFRQFCYQEAKGPREVCSRLRELSHRWLKPEIRTKEQIMELLILEQFLTILPEEIQSWVWVRHPETCAQAVSLAEDFQLGRREAGVWEQQVTVHVKVEEMETPEALWESQNSQLEQLQPSHKCVSPEEVVQNKSKLPCATENQALQETGAGILSRTEDQPHDERPENLLLPSVPQRGSEESITHKCEQGGACKRQKRSPACETDPPGERESRFRRLTQLLALGRPRTIGDHHRQSNFLRTEKPHRCRDCGERFWDKQKLTEHGKVHRSERPHPCAECGKSFNRLAHLKTHQRTHTGEKPYFCTECGKRFGHLSTLTTHQRLHTGERPYSCAECGKTFTHPSDLNKHQRSHTGERPYPCAECGKRFSQLSNLTKHQRSHTEERPYPCTECGKSFKYLADLTVHERSHTGERPFPCPECGKSFSNKSSLARHQRIHARAAARNK, encoded by the exons ATGGCTGCAAAGCACCGTGGTCGGAAGTCCCTGGGGCTGCAGATCCAGGGTCCACTACAACAAGTGGTGCTAACGCACGTCAAAGCAGAAACAGAAAATCCGGCAGGCCCCAAACCAGGGAAGGAATCGGAGAGAGAAAGGAACGAGGCTGCTGTGATGCCACCCATCTTAGCATGTCCCCCATGTCGTCGGACAGGACGACAAAAATCCAGCTCTGAGCAATGGGAGAAGATCCCCCAGCACTGGGAAAATCAAAATCAGGACATGTTGCAAGCCCCCTGGACCTCTCCTGAGGCTGTATCGGCATCAGCCTGGGCCTGGGGAAACCCAGAACTGCCTGAGCTCACACCAGAGGACGACATTGAGGTCTATCTGGCTTCCTTCGAGCGAGTGGCTGAAGCCTGCCACTGGCCCAGAAGAGAGTGGGTGATCCGACTCCTGCCATCCCTCACTGGAAAAGCCCAACAGGCCATTAGCAGCCTGGATGCCCGAGAGGCCCGAGACTACGGGAAGGTGAAGGCAGCCATCCTGCGAGGCTGCAACATCAGCACGGAGATGCAGCGCCTTCACTTCAGGCAGTTCTGCTACCAGGAGGCCAAAGGGCCCCGAGAGGTCTGCAGCCGCCTGCGGGAACTCTCCCATCGATGGCTGAAGCCGGAGATCCGCACCAAGGAGCAGATCATGGAGCTGCTGATCCTGGAGCAGTTCCTGACCATCCTGCCTGAGGAAATCCAGAGCTGGGTCTGGGTACGTCACCCGGAAACCTGCGCCCAGGCTGTGTCCCTGGCAGAGGATTTCCAGCTGGGACGGCGAGAGGCTGGAGTGTGGGAGCAGCAG GTCACAGTGCATGTAAAGGTTGAGGAAATGGAGACCCCTGAAGCACTATGGGAATCTCAGAACTCCCAGCTGGAGCAACTACAGCCCAGTCACAAGTGTGTCTCCCCAGAGGAGGTTGTACAAAACAAGTCCAAGTTGCCCTGTGCCACGGAGAATCAAGCACTACAGGAAACTG GTGCCGGGATCCTGAGCAGAACTGAGGACCAGCCTCATGACGAAAGGCCTGAAAACCTGCTGCTGCCTAGCGTACCACAGAGAGGATCGGAGGAGAGTATTACCCACAAATGTGAGCAGGGAGGAGCCTGCAAGAGGcagaagaggagcccagcatgtgaGACAGATCCCCCAGGGGAACGTGAGAGCAGATTCAGGAGACTAACCCAGCTCCTTGCACTGGGGAGACCTCGGACCATAGGAGACCATCACCGTCAAAGCAATTTTCTCAGGACAGAGAAACCCCACAGATGTAGAGACTGTGGGGAAAGATTCTGGGACAAGCAGAAGCTTACAGAGCATGGCAAAGTCCACAGGAGTGAGAGGCCCCATCCTTGTGCTGAATGTGGGAAGAGCTTCAACCGTCTAGCTCATCTCAAGACACAccagagaacccacacaggagagaaaccctatttCTGTACAGAGTGTGGGAAACGCTTTGGCCACCTCTCCACACTGACCACTCACCAGAGATTGCACACAGGGGAGAGACCTTACTCCTgtgctgagtgcgggaaaaccttcactcaccCCTCAGACTTGAATAAGCACCAGCGCTCCCACACAGGTGAgcggccctacccctgtgccgaGTGCGGGAAGCGCTTCAGCCAGCTCTCCAACCTGACtaaacaccaaagaagccacaccGAGGAGCGGCCTTAcccatgcactgagtgtgggaagagcttcaaGTACCTTGCTGATCTCACTGTGCACGAGCGCTCCCACACGGGCGAGCGGCCCTTCCCATGTCCTgagtgcgggaagagcttcaGTAACAAATCCTCTCTGGCTCGTCACCAGAGAATCCACGCCAGAGCCGCAGCCAGAAACAAGTGA
- the LOC127036574 gene encoding zinc finger and SCAN domain-containing protein 31-like isoform X2 encodes MLQAPWTSPEAVSASAWAWGNPELPELTPEDDIEVYLASFERVAEACHWPRREWVIRLLPSLTGKAQQAISSLDAREARDYGKVKAAILRGCNISTEMQRLHFRQFCYQEAKGPREVCSRLRELSHRWLKPEIRTKEQIMELLILEQFLTILPEEIQSWVWVRHPETCAQAVSLAEDFQLGRREAGVWEQQVTVHVKVEEMETPEALWESQNSQLEQLQPSHKCVSPEEVVQNKSKLPCATENQALQETGAGILSRTEDQPHDERPENLLLPSVPQRGSEESITHKCEQGGACKRQKRSPACETDPPGERESRFRRLTQLLALGRPRTIGDHHRQSNFLRTEKPHRCRDCGERFWDKQKLTEHGKVHRSERPHPCAECGKSFNRLAHLKTHQRTHTGEKPYFCTECGKRFGHLSTLTTHQRLHTGERPYSCAECGKTFTHPSDLNKHQRSHTGERPYPCAECGKRFSQLSNLTKHQRSHTEERPYPCTECGKSFKYLADLTVHERSHTGERPFPCPECGKSFSNKSSLARHQRIHARAAARNK; translated from the exons ATGTTGCAAGCCCCCTGGACCTCTCCTGAGGCTGTATCGGCATCAGCCTGGGCCTGGGGAAACCCAGAACTGCCTGAGCTCACACCAGAGGACGACATTGAGGTCTATCTGGCTTCCTTCGAGCGAGTGGCTGAAGCCTGCCACTGGCCCAGAAGAGAGTGGGTGATCCGACTCCTGCCATCCCTCACTGGAAAAGCCCAACAGGCCATTAGCAGCCTGGATGCCCGAGAGGCCCGAGACTACGGGAAGGTGAAGGCAGCCATCCTGCGAGGCTGCAACATCAGCACGGAGATGCAGCGCCTTCACTTCAGGCAGTTCTGCTACCAGGAGGCCAAAGGGCCCCGAGAGGTCTGCAGCCGCCTGCGGGAACTCTCCCATCGATGGCTGAAGCCGGAGATCCGCACCAAGGAGCAGATCATGGAGCTGCTGATCCTGGAGCAGTTCCTGACCATCCTGCCTGAGGAAATCCAGAGCTGGGTCTGGGTACGTCACCCGGAAACCTGCGCCCAGGCTGTGTCCCTGGCAGAGGATTTCCAGCTGGGACGGCGAGAGGCTGGAGTGTGGGAGCAGCAG GTCACAGTGCATGTAAAGGTTGAGGAAATGGAGACCCCTGAAGCACTATGGGAATCTCAGAACTCCCAGCTGGAGCAACTACAGCCCAGTCACAAGTGTGTCTCCCCAGAGGAGGTTGTACAAAACAAGTCCAAGTTGCCCTGTGCCACGGAGAATCAAGCACTACAGGAAACTG GTGCCGGGATCCTGAGCAGAACTGAGGACCAGCCTCATGACGAAAGGCCTGAAAACCTGCTGCTGCCTAGCGTACCACAGAGAGGATCGGAGGAGAGTATTACCCACAAATGTGAGCAGGGAGGAGCCTGCAAGAGGcagaagaggagcccagcatgtgaGACAGATCCCCCAGGGGAACGTGAGAGCAGATTCAGGAGACTAACCCAGCTCCTTGCACTGGGGAGACCTCGGACCATAGGAGACCATCACCGTCAAAGCAATTTTCTCAGGACAGAGAAACCCCACAGATGTAGAGACTGTGGGGAAAGATTCTGGGACAAGCAGAAGCTTACAGAGCATGGCAAAGTCCACAGGAGTGAGAGGCCCCATCCTTGTGCTGAATGTGGGAAGAGCTTCAACCGTCTAGCTCATCTCAAGACACAccagagaacccacacaggagagaaaccctatttCTGTACAGAGTGTGGGAAACGCTTTGGCCACCTCTCCACACTGACCACTCACCAGAGATTGCACACAGGGGAGAGACCTTACTCCTgtgctgagtgcgggaaaaccttcactcaccCCTCAGACTTGAATAAGCACCAGCGCTCCCACACAGGTGAgcggccctacccctgtgccgaGTGCGGGAAGCGCTTCAGCCAGCTCTCCAACCTGACtaaacaccaaagaagccacaccGAGGAGCGGCCTTAcccatgcactgagtgtgggaagagcttcaaGTACCTTGCTGATCTCACTGTGCACGAGCGCTCCCACACGGGCGAGCGGCCCTTCCCATGTCCTgagtgcgggaagagcttcaGTAACAAATCCTCTCTGGCTCGTCACCAGAGAATCCACGCCAGAGCCGCAGCCAGAAACAAGTGA